One Dermatophagoides farinae isolate YC_2012a chromosome 6, ASM2471394v1, whole genome shotgun sequence genomic window carries:
- the LOC124493643 gene encoding putative chitinase 2: MKSFRLLSLSSLSSSCLSSSLWCLFFLIICPSLSLSINSSVIYEDDYDGGESKQNELEVPPRGNTDDNGLKLICYYGSWAVYRPGRGKFPVEEIDPFLCSHIIYGFAGLSYDNKIRPLDPYNDLKENWGKGAFLRFTGLKKINKKLKTMIAIGGWNEGSVKYSNMASNPESRKTFVNSVMDFLERYDFDGLDFDWEYPGSRGGKPEDKRNFVILLRELKQAFEPKGYILSSAVAAGKHFMDPAYDVPQMSKYLDIINVMCYDYHGSWETRTGHHAPLYGRPNNPDDFQLNVNFSINYWLAKGAPRNKIVLGMGTYGRAFTLRKAEDHDVGSTAPQKGQAGPYTREGGSLGYNEICEMKMKLGDRMKSQWDPYYMSPFSYWDRQWVGYDNMKSIEIKANYAKAMGLAGGMIWSIETDDFGGHCGPRYPLLNTIRRVFQSQEPPRMPKPSVDQGHDESTHRPSSTSPFPSPSTRSPPPPTSPRPSSPRPSSPRPFPPSTTTSRMPSSETPTTTTRCIRTSTTRASASSPIITTPMITTTTTTTTSQKPWKPSSSMTTTSTTAQPTKRPDDSTTGSTWWSSSTPWWPQKPSPGASASSEMWWSSTFPTVNRKISISPQNSIEEKITTVKNPFNYPAKDDDDEFICGEEGLYRQPDDCTKFIRCVETKIEGQFQLFFYECPEKTVFNNDSKLCDWVENVPECMKSVPHYYFRGNVFTIKNTILPKGALDHPKK, from the exons ATGAAATCTTTTcggttattatcattgtcatcattatcatcatcctgtttatcatcatcattatggtgtCTATTCTTCCTCATAATTTGtccatcattgtcattatccATCAATTCATCTGTTATATatgaagatgattatgatggtggtgaatctaaacaaaatgaattggaaGTTCCACCACGAGGCAATA CTGATGACAATggattaaaattgatttgttatTATGGCAGTTGGGCTGTTTATCGACCGGGAAGAGGAAAATTTCCAGTAGAAGAAATTGATCCATTTCTATGCAG tcacATCATCTATGGCTTTGCTGGTCTAAGctatgataataaaattcgtCCACTTGATCCATATAATgatttaaaagaaaattggGGCAAAGGTGCCTTTCTTCGATTTACTGgattgaagaaaattaataaaaaacttAAAACAATGATTGCCATTGGCGGTTGGAATGAAGGATCGGTCAAATATTCGAATATGGCATCGAATCCTGAATCACGAAAAACATTTGTCAATTCAGTTATGGATTTTTTGGAACgttatgattttgatggtcttgattttgattggG aATATCCTGGATCACGTGGTGGTAAACCTGAAGATAAACGTAATTTTGTCATTCTATTACGTGAACTTAAACAAGCATTCGAACCAAAAGGTTATATATTGAGTTCAGCTGTTGCAGCTGGAAAACATTTTATGGATCCTGCATATGATGTTCCTCAAATGTCAAAATATTTGGATATTATCAATGTTATGtgttatgattatcatggtAGTTGGGAAACACGTACCGGACATCATGCACCATTATATGGTCGACCAAATAATCcggatgattttcaattaaacGTAAATTTCTCCATCAATTATTGGCTTGCCAAAGGTGCACCACGAAACAAAATAGTTCTTGGCATGGGAACCTATGGTAGAGCTTTTACATTGCGAAAAGCCGAAGATCATGATGTTGGATCAACTGCTCCTCAAAAAGGTCAAGCTGGCCCATACACACGTGAAGGTGGTTCTCTGGGttataatgaaatttgtgaaatgaaaatgaaattaggTGATCGAATGAAAAGCCAATGGGATCCATATTATATGTCTCCATTTTCATATTGGGATCGTCAATGGGTTGGCTATGATAATATGAAAAGTATTGAAATCAAAGCTAACTATGCAAAAGCGATGGGTCTAGCTGGTGGTATGATATGGTCAATAGAAACCGATGATTTTGGTGGACATTGTGGTCCAAGATATCCGTTATTGAATACAATACGACGAGTGTTCCAAAGTCAAGAACCGCCAAGAATGCCCAAACCAAGTGTTGATCAAGGTCACGATGAATCAACACATCGACCAAGTTCTACATCACCATTTCCTTCGCCATCAACTAGATCACCGCCTCCTCCAACATCACCAagaccatcatcaccacggCCATCATCACCACGACCATTTCCACcatctacaacaacaagtcgAATGCCAAGTAGTGAAACAcctacaacgacaacaagaTGTATTAGAACTAGTACTACTAGAGCATCCGCATCAAGTCCAATCATAACGACACCCATGATAacgacaactacaacaacgacaaccagCCAAAAACCATGgaagccatcatcatcgatgacaacaacatcaacaacagctcAACCTACAAAAAGGCCTGATGATTCGACAACGGGTTCAACTTGGTGGTCAAGTTCAACACCATGGTGGCCACAGAAACCATCACCAGGTGCATCGGCCAGTTCAGAAATGTGGTGGTCATCAACATTTCCAACggtaaatagaaaaattagCATTAGTCCACAAAACagtattgaagaaaaaataacgacagtaaaaaatccattcaattATCCGgcaaaagatgatgatgatgaatttatttgtgGTGAAGAAGGTTTATATAGACAACCAGATGATTGTACAAAATTTATACGTTGTGTGGAAACCAAAATTGAAGgacaatttcaattatttttctatGAATGTCCAGAAAAGACtgttttcaataatgattcaaaattatgTGATTGGGTTGAAAATGTTCCCGAATGTATGAAATCGGTaccacattattattttcgtgGCAATGTTTTTACCATTAAAAATACCATACTACCAAAAGGAGCTTTGgatcatccaaaaaaatga